The genomic window ATCCAATGACAGTGTTTTAACAACATAACACATACAGCTAATCGCTTAAATAGTGTACTGCGCAATCCTGAAGGTGGTTTgttgctgtctgtctgctacAACAGAGGGAGAACTAGCTTAGTGAAGGGCCCGGTGTCCTCCGCTGCTAAAAGACGTGCGCATGCACAACTCCGCCGCGGTTTTTCAGGTcaataaaagacacattttctgaGCAAAGTTATCAAAAAATCGAAAGTCTAACAAGTCAGCTTTGCTTACATATCCAGCCCGTCGAGGCAGAGTGCGGGCTAGGGCCGCTGCAACGCGTACTGACAGCATGTCGGTGTCCTACGGGGTCTGTCCTGCTCCCGGAGCGGAGAGAGAAGGATGGCGGAGGCAGCGGCAGAGCTGAAGAAAGGTCACACTGACCCGGAAGTGCTTCAACGGAGACAACTAcgcctttttttcttttcttttattctattttctaaatattatgttatgttatgtcattaAAATCTATGTTTTACTATTCATACGTTTATGCTCGTTCTATTTTCGTATTATTAATCTGttattcatgttttgttctctggttatgttgttttgttatatgCGATTTCGTTAATAAAGTttagatagaaaaaaaacatgataaaactaTAATGTCTTTTATTTCAATATACACTgcaataaataactaaataagtGATTAAATACATCAACAGATATTCaataatgaaacataaaaaacacatatagatataactaaaataaatacatatatttttcttattttaagaCTTAATTCTAACTATTTTATACGTTTTAAGTAAATCAGGTAATTGTGAAATAATTATAATCCACTTGTTAAAATTATTAAACAATTATTTcttatgtgtttatttcatgGTCTCCTTATTCATTAAATTTAAGGAGAGATATTTAtacactttttttaaattaatatttgtatCCAACATATTGTTGTAAGACATTTCTTCGGACATTTTAAGCCTATAAACACCCACTCATCCAACCCTACATCTCCATAGCTAAATAAGTGACGCAAACAACTTGAATTTCATTAATTGCACGTTTTAAATTCAATATCAACAGACATGATAGGGGCCTTAGGGAGGGTTCTGCTTTATCACCTGAGGCCTTATCTTGAACAGGGACCCTGTGTCAAAATTTCAGCTCATACTGTGCTTATATGTTGTCTTTTGCTACATTAATGTTGAATTTAATAATTGCCACACATGTCTGACACTTAGTGAGAAGAAGGGGTTAATAGGGGCCCTGCTACTCAATTTTACCCCAGGCACTCCAGCAGGTTAATCTGACCATAACAGGGCTAGTAGCATACTTactgttacttaagtaaaattaagtaaagctagttttacatttaaaaagtttgacTCTTACTTTtactcagaaatgtgtttttccctcttgttccttcagttggatgtttgagcttcaccgtgcagaatgatgtatgttcaAAGTCTGATACTgaaaggatgttttcacattcatctgctgaaagtggaaagtttctctgtgcttattGAAAATCAGAGTGTgcgatgtggaaacttgaagcctgcagtGCACGTACAcagagaatagactttacagtgacgTAAGGGAACATTTTGTGTCTTTCAGtctgagatgaaatatatttacatatttatagattctggaatttttaatgagggagaaggagtagatgccattttaaggattttaaagaggtaattacactttttttgtggaaaaaaccacatcagacacacattatggTTCCAAATAGAGTAtatttatgtcttaatacatgtctggagggaactTTAAGtaacaataatgtaaaaatacacagtgACAAGTAAAGGTCCTGCATTTGAAACTTAAGAGAACAGAAGTATGCAcagaaaaatatactttaagtATCAACAGTAAAAGTGGCTATTatgtcagaaaaatgtctcCTGTCAATGTTATTGTATATTAGTGGAGTATTATTACTGATGTAATATTAAACAGTATTTACATGTTGTAACTGGTTGAGATTGAGCTCATTTGAACTATTTACACACTGTTGGGTACTTAATTCAGTGCATAACAATCCATTGTATTTTATATGCTCATTTGTGTTCAAGTGTTGTATCAGCTTTCAGATgtacgtcactttggataaaagcgtctgctaaatgaaattgtacaTTGTGAAGTCCTAATCAACAGAATAGTAACCAtagttttcaaataaatgtagtgttaGTGGAgcaaaaaatgtgatatttccctctgaaataggGAATAGTGAAGTGCAAGTACAGTATTATAAAACTTCACATAGTACTGTACTTGTTATAATTCAGGTTGTAGTGgctggtggtgtactggagggcattatattgaatggtgttcctaatattttgttcaatctattaacatacatgagggggacaaaatattagtatcacttttcaatataatgcccTCCAGTACACCGCCACTatccactacgacctcaataataaacataaagtagaattatcacctttctgacaacatcaacaaaaacttaaaaagtatataagtatatgtatatatatgtataagcttcgtaaatgtaCAATTTATGGTAAAACTACTGTACTGGATTGCATTGggttgcacaggtgtacctgaTGAAGTGGCCGTTGAATGTGTAAACATCCCTGGTTGCCCTGCAGTATTTTCTCGTCCTGTAGTATTCATGACCGACCAGCAGGGGCGCTCGGTCATCAAAAAAGGCCGGAAGTGACGCACGTAGCTTTGTGACCGACGGACGGCTGAtggagacattttaaaataaacacacagctaACTGCTAAAGGCTAACAGAGCTCGCGAAGGTGCGAGCGCACTGCGCCAAAAACAAATTCTTCCAAGTTGTAAAGAAGTAAAGTATATTTAGCATTGCATTATTTATGCTGCATAAATTAGAGAGGTAACAAATTACCGAAGATGTTGAAAAGTCTGACACTgggaaaagaagaataaaactAACGCCGCGGTAAGTTGCAACTAGCGCAGCCGATTTAAAATGCTAAGTTAGCTCATAGCTGCTGACATGATCCTGCCTGTTTCGCCTCTGGGTGGCTACATACTGCTTCCATTTTTAGGATCTTGCAAGGCAGCTGTCCTGcaatctgaatatttttttccacgACCTGTTCTCGCCaagtttgtgttgtgtgtgtatgtgtgtgaggttaTGATCGAGGTTAGCTTCACTACGCAGCTAAAAGTAGTGTCTGGATGCCAAGCCTGTGTTAGCATCAGCTAGCCACAGACATAACTAACTAAAGTCATTCAGCCAGGCACAAATAAATGTCTCGTAATAGACACACGGAGTTTAATGTGACTGAAGAGGTTTAACATGCATTCACCAGTTCGCTCTCTTGCTGTAAGAGACGGAAAAGTGGGGGAAAAAGGCagcaaaaagtaaaagtaacagTCATTGCTCCTAAGATCCAGCCAACATTACGTTAGTTACTTGCCCACCAACAACACCGCTCTTTGGATATTATGGCTAAAATGGTGCATAAATTGcaattatttgttgttttcgGTATGTGAAGTCAGTGGTCATGCAACATTTTAACCTAGTATAAAATGCACGATATTATTTCTTATGTGCTTGAAATGGTAAGAAAGGAGGAAATTGCTCTAATTTATATATGTAGTTGAATCAAAGATCTACAggtttgaaataaatattttgggGCCCGTGTGActccaataataataattctgaATGACCACTATATTTGATATTCCCTTTGAGTATTAGATCTATTATACACGTTGTACTTTAATCTACAAATACTTGTAGAAAGCAGAAAACTAGAGTGGCAGTGCATTTTATGCTCAATGCTTACTGTACTGAAAGTGTGCCTTGTGAAAACATATAGATACTATGTCCCTTGCTCTCTGAGCACTCAGTGTGACACCCAGCATCTTGCACAGATGCAGACTGTGAATTGACTTTAGTGACATTATGTTTTCCTTCCTGCAGGTGAGCTCCTGTCCAGGCACATTGGTCCATGTTTGCTGGACCACTGGGCTCTGGGCTCAACTAGCATGAAGATGGCTGATTCAGAGAAGGCAGAGGAATTTGTGGATGCTGAGTGCCCCTCAGAGTGCCTTGATGAAGCACAATCAGCCACAACTTCTGTTCAGGGAGAGCAGGATGAGCACTTCAAAACAGAGACCACCACAAGTACCAGCTCACCACCAAgggaaaaggaagaagagagcCCCTTGCATACAGAGGGTGAGCAGAGTCTCCTCTCCATGCCATGCCTGATGAAGGAGCTCCGCAGAGACTCCCCAGAGTCCCAGCATGCCTCAACAGGAAGTGACAAACCTGTCTCACGTCATATCTATGAGAGTGACTCCTCAAACCCCTGCATGCTTTCCCCTTCATCCAGTGGCCACCTTGCTGACTCAGACACGCTCTCCTCAGGGGAAGAAGGCGCTGCTCCTGCCgcaggagaagaggaagatggCAATATGGAAGCTACAAATGATCCTGGCCAGGCAGCAGGAAAGCAAACATCTGCCACGGCAGCCGGGGGGAGGAAGTCTCGGCGTTCACGTTCGGAGAGCGAGATGCCTCCCAATGCAATGGCTGCAAAGAAAAACCGCTGCCAGCCCACCATGGTAGCAGCAGGAGGgcaggaaaaacaaaccaaTGGAAAACTGGCAAAAGTGAAAGGTCACCGGAGCCAGAAACACAAGGAGCGCATGCGTTTGCTGAGGCAAAAACGAGAGGCAGCGGCACGGAAGAAATATAACCTGCTGCAGGACAGCAGTACAAGTGACAGCGAGCTCACATGTGACTCCAGCACCAGCTCCTCTGAGGATGACGATGATGACACTTCGGGAGGCAGCAAGACAATCAAGACAGATATTCCAGGTAAAATCCATTGTTCACAACACATGCTTATGGCACAGTACTACTACCACAGTCCAGGGTATCAGCCACTTAGAAATCCCATGTAAAACACTCTATCACATAGTAATAGATGGACTCATAGGCCAACAGTGTACGACAATCAAGAGTCGAACACTTAACAATAAGAAGCCGGCTGCGTAAACTTTAAATTTTCAACCCAAATTAAATTGTACACTTGCTACATATAGTGAGAACATGTCATTCGGCCGTACAAAGCCTTTGTAACATCAGatcaatacaaacactgctTTGTTCGTTCTTCTCAgtcacatcattttttttttagttatttccTCACTCATCATTTGTCTTCATTCATCCTGTCTTTAGATATTTAGATTCTCTGTTTAGAAGGGTCTACGCCCAGTCACTTGTAGTAATATATGTTTTGTACTTGGTACTTTGTCTCACCGTTTGCATGCTGTGGAAGTCTAGTGAACATTCTTCAACTCATGGAATGATATAAACAGAGTTGTGTTAATCTAACCTACATTGTGAGTTCTGCAATTCAACAAGTGAGCCATTTATATCCTCAGCCTTTGCTGTGAATAGACAATGGTGTATGATCTCACTGTGTTAGACTGCTGCAGCTACTCTTCAGTCTTGGGATGCTGATAGAAATATAGTCTTGTATAGTCTTAATGTGCCATTTTATTAGAATGCTTAAAAGTCAGTTTAATAGATCATCTTTTCAATTTAGGGGGGTTTAGTTAAAATGTCTTTCCGCTGAAGACTACTAGGTATTTCGTATATCCTGCTTTTCTGTCCTGCGGACAGAATATTCTTTAACCCTTGGTCTATCATACACTTCACTCTGCCTACACAAGAGGTAACAAAGCTTTGTAGAACTGCAAACAGGTGGTTCTCTTCTCTATAATTGGCTCTGTAGCACATTGACAGAGTTGGATAGCTCTTGTGTCATCTGACTAGAAAATATGAATGCATATCATGTCTGTGCTGTAAACTAAACTCAGGCACAGAAGTgtctaataataaaaataaacactgacagtaTTGTCTGCTCGCACATCGACCCTATGTTTGTGCTCGAAGTTAACctgatgttttctgatgtttgtaGAAATCTCTTGGGTGAGTTGA from Thunnus maccoyii chromosome 19, fThuMac1.1, whole genome shotgun sequence includes these protein-coding regions:
- the c19h18orf25 gene encoding uncharacterized protein C18orf25 homolog isoform X1, whose product is MKMADSEKAEEFVDAECPSECLDEAQSATTSVQGEQDEHFKTETTTSTSSPPREKEEESPLHTEGEQSLLSMPCLMKELRRDSPESQHASTGSDKPVSRHIYESDSSNPCMLSPSSSGHLADSDTLSSGEEGAAPAAGEEEDGNMEATNDPGQAAGKQTSATAAGGRKSRRSRSESEMPPNAMAAKKNRCQPTMVAAGGQEKQTNGKLAKVKGHRSQKHKERMRLLRQKREAAARKKYNLLQDSSTSDSELTCDSSTSSSEDDDDDTSGGSKTIKTDIPDGPPVVGHYDISDTDSNQESMSVETVRPTVIKHELKTHRGQDMAAHSGCIRALSSISGHVEAELSHKESSQHKGQINIASSDSEVEIVGVQEKARCAHPCGGVIKSLSTWKENSVEQLNSTNQPQLWTTVSPQPNWVSPPEVVDLTLDEDTGHKYLL
- the c19h18orf25 gene encoding uncharacterized protein C18orf25 homolog isoform X2, which encodes MKMADSEKAEEFVDAECPSECLDEAQSATTSVQGEQDEHFKTETTTSTSSPPREKEEESPLHTEGEQSLLSMPCLMKELRRDSPESQHASTGSDKPVSRHIYESDSSNPCMLSPSSSGHLADSDTLSSGEEGAAPAAGEEEDGNMEATNDPGQAAGKQTSATAAGGRKSRRSRSESEMPPNAMAAKKNRCQPTMVAAGGQEKQTNGKLAKVKGHRSQKHKERMRLLRQKREAAARKKYNLLQDSSTSDSELTCDSSTSSSEDDDDDTSGGSKTIKTDIPAGFRRASERSRVGAQIHGLLDTSSWDRNGIGSVLEEAMTRFAVMQRQTEERFRIWMEKLAHLDSDNDSSKRSSDALEGQQQGARPSPPSSFLPSSESAETMAAYMLARENNSLTPTPINNNILPEVVTQNGNLGVPDPGLLNV
- the c19h18orf25 gene encoding uncharacterized protein C18orf25 homolog isoform X3; the protein is MKMADSEKAEEFVDAECPSECLDEAQSATTSVQGEQDEHFKTETTTSTSSPPREKEEESPLHTEGEQSLLSMPCLMKELRRDSPESQHASTGSDKPVSRHIYESDSSNPCMLSPSSSGHLADSDTLSSGEEGAAPAAGEEEDGNMEATNDPGQAAGKQTSATAAGGRKSRRSRSESEMPPNAMAAKKNRCQPTMVAAGGQEKQTNGKLAKVKGHRSQKHKERMRLLRQKREAAARKKYNLLQDSSTSDSELTCDSSTSSSEDDDDDTSGGSKTIKTDIPGHVEAELSHKESSQHKGQINIASSDSEVEIVGVQEKARCAHPCGGVIKSLSTWKENSVEQLNSTNQPQLWTTVSPQPNWVSPPEVVDLTLDEDTGHKYLL